A region of the Silene latifolia isolate original U9 population chromosome 9, ASM4854445v1, whole genome shotgun sequence genome:
ACCCTGATTTACTTTTGCATTTGGAAAACGGACATACTGATGTTATAGTATGTATACATGTATATAAAAATAGTGTAATTCTATGTGTTTATGATCAAAGTTATAATTTTGTTTTGGCATACAAACTTTGGCATTATAGAATGGTGTTAATACATGATACAGTATATCAAATCTGTAATAGATTGTCAGTGTCTTCCGTAGAAAAGTGTAACACTTATGCAAATGATAGATTTATTATGAGGGTGTCTTTGTTGGTAATTATAATTTTGGAAAATCGTATGATAGATATGAAGGAAACCATTGGTTTATTTTTGTTTCTTCCGCTGCATGTGTATTTGACTTGTCTCTTTGAGACTAATGGAATTTTCAAGTACTGCTAAATTGGTTATATTACTTACCGTGTTTTGTTGTTTTAATGTGCATCGTGACATCattgataataatgaaaagtatttacTGTATTGATACTTTACTCTCAATAATTGGTTATGTACTCTTAATGATGTGACAgtcatatacatatttatgcaCTGTTACATAATTTTTCCATTAATATTAATGTTCGGTTAATCGTATTGCATATCATCTCTTGCATTTGGGTATGTGTTTGTCTGcctaatgtaaataaataatgaATTAATAAAGGCACTAATCACATGTATACTGCAAGAGTGCTTGATAAACAGCAAACACGCATAATGTAAGACAAGTGAATTGACCAAGCATAGTTTATTAATACGACTAATGTATTTCCGCTACATCGTATTATTTGGGTATACATTCATGTTTTTATGTTTGGTTGGTATCAATATTATATAAAGAAATTCCTGCAAATGAGAGACGGAGTTTCATTATTGTTGAATGTTTTGATTGTATATGACATGTTAGTCACCAAAGTGGCCTTGTTATACTATAATTAGACATTTAAAATAAAAGTTATTAATTGATCATTTTTTAAAGGAGATGTTTAAATGACATTATAGTCCAATTGGTCAATTAATTTTTTTGTCATCTATATTTTGGGAGACCACCCAAAGGTGGGTCATTAAATATAGTTGATAATATGAAAGGATTAATTATTCATAAAGTGGATCTAATAGTATGTATATCCAAAGATAGCATTCTTATTTGATTCATGTGTGTTATAATTAATTGTTAAAGTATACATTAGCATCAATGATGGTTACTTGTATTTAAGTGTTGCCCAAAGGTCATTTAAATACATGTATGAAagtttatataatattatttgaATCTGTATGATAGTTTTTCAAAGCACTAATTGGTAACATGTATAAATGATTGCAGCATCTCCAAATTTGTTTGCATCTGCTGACTCTTTTGTAAAGTTCAATGGCCTTAATTATGATGAGTGGGCCTTAAAGATCCAAAGATACACCGGGTATAATGGCTTTAGACATTGTCATCCCCGACGAGATGAGGTACCAACAAAAATTACACCTGAAAGCTCCGAAGCCGAAAAGTGTCATTATCAGGCTTGGGAGAAATCTAACAGGTTGGGTTTACACCTCATGAGGATGACAATGACTGATAACATTAAGCCCTCCATGCCTAAAACAGAGAAAGCaagggaattcatgcttaaagtaaaggaGTGTTCACGGTCGGATTTAGGCGATAAGTCAATTGTTGGTAGTTTAATGAGTGAGTGACTACTAAAAGGTTTACTTGGTCTCAACCGATTCATGATCATGTGACACACATGTCTAACACAGCAGAAAAGTTGAAGACTTTAGGGATGGACGTAAGTGATACTTTCTTGGTCCAATTCATCATTAACTCTCTACCTTATGAGTTTGGCCAGTTTCAGGTGAACTATAACACCATAAAAGATAAATGGAACTATCAAGAGTTAAAAGTCATGCTTATACAGGAGGAGGGGAGATTAAAGAAGATGAAAGATCAAGTTTGTTCATTTCTGAGTCATGATGGTGCCAGCAGCAGTAAGGCTAAACCGAGTAAGAAGGGTAAGAATGGTAAGAAGGGAAAGTCTTTCTTTAAGGGACCTGAAAGTGCGATCCAGAAAGAAAAGAAGTGTCATTTTTGCAAGAAAACGGGACACTTCAAGAAGGATTGTCCTAAAAGGAAAGCATGGTTCGAAAAGAAAGGTAAACATTATAGTTTTGTTTGCTTTGAATCAAATCTTATAGAAGTACCTAGTAATACTTGGTGGTTAGATTCTGGTGCAACTACTCATATTTCTCACATTAAACAGGGATATCGTATGATCCAGCCCATAAGAGGAGCTGAACAGTTTGTATCCATGGGAAATAGGATGAAAGCACGCATTGAGGGCATTGGGACTTACAGATTAATCTTAGACACTGGTTGTCATATAGATCTTACATATTGTCTCTATGTACCCGATTGTGCTAGAAATCTTGTATCATTAAGTAAATTGGATAATTTAGGTTTTAACTTTAAGTTTGGACATGGTGTATTTTCTATGTACCGTAATGAATACTTTTATGGTAGTGGTACTTTGATTGATTCACTTTATAGGTTCAATCTTAATGTTAAATTTTCTGATTCCCTATTCTATGTTGAGTCTCAAGGTATTAAACGTAGTGCATTAAATGAACAATCAACTTACTTGTGGCATCAAAGGCTAGGTCACATATCCAAAGAAAGGTTAACGAGGTTGGTAAAAGATGAAATTCTACCTAAATTGGATTTTAGTGACTTAGATGTGTGTGTAGACTGCATTAAAGGTAAGCAGACTAAACATACAGTAAAGAAATCAGCTACAAGGAGCTCTCAGCTTTTAGAAATCATACACACCGATATTTGTGGACCTTTTGACACTCCATCTTGGAGTGGTGAAAAGTACTTTATCACTTTTATAGATGATTTCTCGCGGTATGGTTTCACTTATTTGTTGCATGAAAAAGCTCATTCTGTGGATGTCCTTGAGATATTCATAAATGAGGTGGAAAGGCAGCTGGAAAAGAAAGTGAAATTGTGAGATcggatagaggtggtgagttttATGGAAGGTTTACTGAAAATGGACAATGTCCTGGTCCATTTGCAAAGTTACTTGAAAGTAGGGGCATTTGTGCACAATATACAATGCCCGGTACACCTCAGCAGAACGGTGTTGCTGAAAGGCGGAATCGTACTTTAATGGAAATGGTTAGGAGCATGTTAAGTAATTGCTCTTTACCTCTTTCACTATGGATTTATGCATTAAAGACTGCAACCTATGTTTTAAACCGTGTTCCTAGTAAAGTAGTTCCTAAGACTCCTTATGAACTGTGGACGGGAAGGAAACCGAGTTTAAGACATCTTCGAGTTTGGGGTTGCCCAGCTGAAGTAAGGTTGTATAACCCAAATGAAAAGAAGCTAGATCCTAGTACAGTCAGTGGTTATTTCATTGACTATCCTGAAAAGTCAAAAGGGTATAGATTTTACTGTCCTAATCACAGTACGAGAATAGTAGAGACTGGAAATGCTAGATTCATTGAGAACGGTCAAACTAGTGGGAGCATTGAACCACGAAAAGTGGACATTAAAGAAATTCAGGTTGAAGTTTCTTCTCCTGAAGTTGCACGTGAAATTGTTGTACCAATCGTGTCGTCACAGTCAAATGACATAATGGGACAACAACGAAATGAAGTGCAAGACCCACAAAATGAcaataacaatgatgatcaattcACAATTCAAGGGGAGAATAATATGTCACGTGAACAGTCAATGCAACCTGTAAGGCGAAGGAGGGTAGTCAATGTTCCCGAGGAACAATTAAGGCGGTCTATAAGAGAAAGAAGATCAGCCATCCCAGATGACTACGAGACATATAACGTTGAATGTGACTTGAGCATTAGTGAGAATTTTCCGTGATAGATCACAAGGATTGTTAGGGTTGTCTCAGAAAGCTTACATTGACAAAGTTTTAGAGAGATATAGAATGAATGAATGCTCCGCAGGGATAGTTCCTATACAGAAAGGGGACAAATTTAGTAAAATTCAATGTCCCCGTAATGAATTGGAacgaaaagaaatggagagaattCCCTATGCATCTGTGGTTGGGAGTTTGAACTATGTTCAGAcatgtactcgaccagatatcaGCTTTCTTTGTGTTGGAATGTTAGGTCGGTACCAAAGTAATCCGGGATGGACCACCGGAAAGTCACGAAGAAGGTCCTTAGGTACTTACAAGGCACTAAGGAGCTCATGCTTACTTATAGGAGATCCGATCATCTTGAGGTGATTGGTTATTCGATTGATTATCTTTGGATGTGTTGATAGTAGAAAATCAACATTTGGCTACTTGTTCCTTTTAGCTGAAGGGGCAATATCATGGAAAAGTGGAAAGCAGTCTGTCATTGCTACTTCTACTATGGAAGCGGAATTTGTGGCATGCTTTGAGGCCACTATTCACGCATTGTGGTTGCGAAACTTTATCTCGGGACTTGGGATTGTCGATAGTATTGCCAAGCCGCTGAGAATTTATTGTGACAATTCTGCAGCCGTCTTCTTCTCTAAGAACGATAAATACTCCAAGGGTGCTAAACACATGGAATTAAAGTTCTTATCGGTCAAAGAGGAGGTACAGAAGCAAAGAGTGTCATTTGAGCATATAAGAACGGATAAAATGGTGGCAGATCCATTAACTAAGGGATTACCACCCAAGGCGTTCATTGGCCATGTAGAACGCATGGGTGTTGTATCAAAGGCCTTGTTATTATAAAGTTAATATGCTTGTAATAAATATGACATCTAGAATTCACTTATAGTATTGTTTCTGTTATAATAGACATGTTAATCATTATAGTATATGTATACATTACAGTTATTAGATTACATGTGACTAATTGTGAGAATTAATGTTCTTCTCAAATTAAAGTTTTACCTAGATTTGGAATTGATTTGTGATACATGGAAGGAATCATGTCGATTAGTAAATGACGTGTGACCGCCATGATCCAATTAGTTCTATTTCGATTAAGGATATGAAAGTTAGTGACTTTAACATAAAAGTGCACATTATAGTTATTAAACCATTAAGTCAACACAAaggccaagtgggagaatgttagaataattaataatattcatatggcctatgtgtttcgggtttaaataaaagtcaagttaACTTCATATTAAATATTATGGAACTTTAATATAAAAGACGACTCCGTGATGGATCGGATTcgattaatgtaattaaagtCCGGGAATTATTATTCCCTCTTACCTTACCCTAACATATCCCGTCTTTTACGAAAAGGTACGAACGGTTTTGGTTTTGCGAAAAGGTACGTAACGCGTCATATATATATGATGGGATACAGTAAGAAATATAACAATAATAATCATCTACAAAACAAAACAACGTACATTAAGAAAGTGAAAGGGTGAAACAGTTTCTTTCTCCATCATTGAGAAACAGTAAGGAAAGGGTTAAGGAGGAAAATCAATCATCTCATATTTCTTATTGAATTGATTGCGTCTGTAAGACATGGACCAAGGTTAGTCCTCTATTTTCGTCTATTGATAGTATTAGAGTTGAATTAATTCAAGTCTATATTGTATCTTGGGACTGATTTCATTAATGAAATCGTAAAGTTATATCTTACAGACGGCATTGCCAAATAATAATTCAGTAAGAGGATATGAAGTGATCGATGTGCTTAAGATCGCAGTTGAACTAGTGTGCCCCGGTGTTGTCTCATGTGCGGACATCTTAGCTATTGCTGCAAGAGACTCTGTTGTTGTTGTGAGTCGTCCTCATTGTCGCAAAAATATATACTCCGTACCTTTTTCATAATAAGTacggagtattattattattattattagtcatTAACTCATTTTTACAAttgtaaaatattaattaaacaTTTGTAGCTTGGAGGACCAACATGGAGCGTGTTGCTAGGTAGAAGAGACTCTATAGCAGCCAACGTATCAGCTGCCAGTACTAATTTACCAGGACCTGCCTTAAGCCTTGCTGAACTTATCCTCAGCTTTTCTAATCAAGGCCTTTCCGTCACTGATTTGGTCGCTTTATCTGGTACGTAATACATTGAACTTTCTTAATTAATCATAAATTTTTGATGACTTTATTCTAATTTCTATTACTTGACTCTGAATTAATATATAGGAGCTCATACAATCGGCCAAGCACATTGCGTCACTTTCAGGGATCGCATATATAATGATACCGACATTGACGCTTCATTTGCACAAGAAGCGCAAGAAAGTTGCCCAAGTAGTAGGGGCTCAGGGGACAGCAACTTAACCCCCTTGGACGTTCAAACCCCTACGCTATTTGACAAGGATTACTTCAATAACCTTATCAACATGAAGGGTCTTCTTCATTCCGACCAACAATTGTATAGTGGCGGCTCCACAGACGAACTCGTTTCAACTTATAATAGTAATGCCACCCAGTTTCGGATAGATTTTGCCACTGCTATGATCCGCATGGGTAACATTCAGCCACTCACCGGATCCGATGGCGAGATTAGGACCAACTGCCGTACAACCAACTAGTAATAGACTTGCCGTCTGTTTCTGTGAAATGGTGCCAGATGAAATGATGCAACAGAGAGGCAAAAGGACGCCATTAATGGAAGCTTCAAGCATaattaataggaatatttataatagttgggccagtgtgaccgaaggtcacgggttcaaatcctggcaacctcaaaacccctcaaaaactcgaagtggaaacccagcacacggtacgggggagccggtgcacaactaactactcttcaagcccaacgggcatttgagtgagggggcataataggaatatttataatggttgaggcccaactattataaatattcctattaataATAACAAACAGAAGGATTATAGAGAAAACCAGATAGTAAATAAAAATTGTATTGTATTGAATAGTCTTATGAAAGTATGTACAAATGTGAGCTTATATACAAATAATACAGTATAATCCTAGCTAGCTGGTCAAAGTTTGTTATAATTGTTAGAGGAGTTTGTTACATCTGGAAAGTTCTAGAAACTTCTACTAAAATATTTAACGTGGAGGAGATGGCTGCATCTTATTGTCATACAATGTTGTGCTGGTGTTTCTGCTCGTGGCCATCTGCTACTGATGTCCATATGTCATGTTGACTTATGCCACATACCTAAAGTATCTTTATTCAGGTGCAAGCCCAATTTGGCAGAAAGGAAAAGATATTGTTGATGGCCAAGGTGTTTGGTCATTAGGCCAGTGAGGATCCTCTGTTCTATTTTTGTGTCTCATTCCGTGTTCCACTCCATACACATCTTGACATATCAACACATTACCATATTTATTGTGTATTTTTATTTACAACAAATGATGTGTCAAGATGTGTATGGGGTGGAACACGGAATGGGACACAAAAGTGGGATAGAGGATCCTCACTACATTAGGCCAGCTAATTGTTGATGAGACTTTGCATGAACTGGACATAGGAACTCATCTTGTAATCTTTTTCTAATATGATGGCAATCTACATTTATGTTTGGTTTTCTCGTAAAAAACACGATTGGTAGCAATGTGTTGTGCTACCTGTGGACCAGGCCACCCGCGCGTTGTGTAGTTGAGGCGGCGGTACTTCTTGCACGGAACTTTGTGAATAAAGCACGTCATGGGtcgttaccgatttgaaaggcattgaaaccggtgaaaggtttaaACAAGCCTGCATTTGTACAATCGCCACCAAtgtttatggaaaattggaaccgttgcACAAAATAgtaacatgaacactaagaaatttgttacccttagcattctatgtttagaatgactctcgtgatgtcaatgaacacggatgtccaAAGAtatctgagtaagaggtgagggtacgtattaggaagttatTTAATTGAACACCTAATCTATCCCGCcccctcgatagcggcctctactaatgatcaggggaGTCGTTTATATTTGATATATTGTTGATTGTATGCATGtgatgcaacatccaagttttaatcctagcatgtgaatcttaactaagtcggttgaacatacaatttagcaaacaattggggtcAATTTGAATATTTAGGTTCATTTACATGCGAATTGTCAAGCAAATATATCATGCAAAGATaaacgaaaataaataaattacaaataagtTATTACgatgaatttacgtcataaacatgctcAAAAGTATTTAGAAtataaaagaaagaaaataaaaagagttagaaaataaattagaaaataaaatgtATCGAATTATAgtgtaataagaataataatcaatTAGAGTCCTAATTAATAATCCTACGTCAAAGCGAGGAGAGTCCAGAGGCAGAATCCAACCCATAACATGCGCATCACTTGCAGCGTAACTCTAGAAGAGATGCATCAGATTATGCGTCCTGCGGAAGAGGCACAACAGTAATTATACAAATTATACAGCGATTTTTTATGAACTACGTAGCCGGATTTACAATGAAACTTGGATTATAAGTCGAATTTAAAGAAAGCTAAATGGTGGAACCTGGAAAACGAGTAAAAACAATGTACAAAACAGATTCAAACAACTCGATAAGGGAAGATCGAATCCTTTGAGTCCGGGTTTGAATAAAGTGAAgaaaaacccacaaatattgactataagggatttatgtcgaaaaaAGAATTAACAAAATAATTTAGGAACTGGAAAGTTATGAAAATTGTAGAATTAaagaaagaaaaacgaaagaagaaAATGAACAGATACTcgagtaagaagaagaagaagaaaaagagcagCAACGGAgaagcaacctctggaagaggcgcaatagATCCTGCAactattccagaaggcgcatctgcTGATTCGTTTCTTCAACGTCGTCTTTCGCTGCTGtttcgcaaaaaaaaaaagggtttaaaaGACGGTTTTAAAAGATGATTTAAGCATGCTCATGATATAAATTCGTACAAAagtataattacaaaatataaacaatatttgaGATaagtttacaccctcaaacttacatgtttaacTAAGCGAGTTTTAACTAAGttgtcgtttagtgattgctcaactCGATGTAGGATTGAAAGTACCCTTTTGAAAAAGGATTTAGTAAcagattgattaggttgattgaatggagttggtcaaatttaAGTACCACTTACATATTTCTCTTATATTTTAAACTTTTgttaagttgttgtatcaaataaaattgtattttctcgaaattatcctagaaaactatagtttcggatcgatcagatcggatcggatatccaaatgttttagttctaatatccatatccaaaccaaaactaAAGATTTCGGACCGGATATCCAatccaaacttaactttcggatcgaATATCCAAAAAATCGAACGAATTCGGAGCGGATATTAAATCGTTTTGAATAATCGGATTTTTTGTTCAGCCTACTAGCCACAATCACCACATTACAAGGAAAGGAGTTGTTTTATGTTAAACAGGGGCTATAAATAGAAGGCACAAGGAGCTAACTTGGATCATTAACACTCAAGCCGTAATACCCGAGATTATGACGTCTTTTATTTAAAATGGTTTAGACAATTATAATTGAGTATTCAGATAGTTgtgtattttaattatttatttagtcATTTAAATTAGATAAGCGTAAAATGAGCTAAAATTACGGAATGATCATAATTAAGTGAGCATACTTTAAGAAGATTAGTAGCAATAATATTATTCTAGATTAGTAAATATTAAgtggaaaaagaaataaaaatagggaataaaatatgaaaaggctccttatcaatactatatattaaatccagaaaccaaaggatttcaatgtaattaaagaaagttatacaaattaattatactatatagttttaaatcactagcaccgggTGATGGACCctattaagggatctcaatgcaaatattatataatttgggttaaaattaaattatatagaagcttggtaattttcctaaacatttgtaagagactaaaacatggtgaatttccttaaaataaaataattaattaagatggtcaatttccttaaaataaaataattaattaaaattgtcaatttcaaggagactaaaagaaagaagatgcttggtaattttcctaaatatttatagaagactagaagatggtcaattttcttaaaataaaataattaattagtataaacatgcacacttatgatattaattattatcatcataaaattatatattaaatttaaaatctatgcaattttattaaactttatagtttattagatgtatagagatgttaattatttaacatacaaaaatataatataagtaggttataaataattcaagttagattccataatatataatattgcataattctttcgatttgatttaatgcatatatgtaatatatttatataaatatataatcctcttaaaattgcatgcctaagtagtaaaagtaatttcgccagtaaagaaaataattatagtaacattggatatagttatatgatagtaatcactcatttgaatagtaaaagtaacaatactatcagcgagattagtgaaagtagtagaaataacgggagtagtgaaataatcaatattaatgcggtaatagtgaaagtaacaataaattacggtgggagtagtgaaattatcaatattaatgtgacagtagtgacagtaacaataattacggtgggagtagtgaaagtaataatgattacgggcaagtagtgaaatgttattactattgtttcattaataagagtaaaatattaatagcgggagtagtgaatttgtctcaaaatttatttcatcgtaattttaggatatgtcatagaaaaatatattaatgataaatttatggtttatgcaactttaaataattttattattgaaaaaaaaattatggtaagtagaggtagcccgggcgaagctgGACACCAATACTAGTTTCTATATAAATCCCCTAACCTCATCTCATCATTAAACCCTTTTTGTTTTTATTACCTATCTAAAATCCTAAGAAACAAACTAATCCTTCTTTCACCACTAACTAAGCCTccatatatatataggcgggatctcgtgagtttggttcttacggtgagttgtgagtttggaaaatctcaacCATTAAATATAAGAAACTAACGACCGAGattaaataacaaaataaaacaaacttTGCATCAAACGTCATCTTTCTTCATCCTCTCGTTCTATATCCAAAAAAATCCCAAATTGAAATCGTTGATTCCCCTGTGTTCCAAAAGCAGgtcttttttatttttctttcctcAAACAATTACCTAATTGCGTTATATTCAGTTCCAAAAGCAGATCTCGAGGATTCCTCTATATTTCAAAAGAAGTATAATTCATTTTGAATAATTAAGATGGAGATTCGCTTAGACATGGAGGCTTTTGCGGTGGTGATCTCATGGAGAGATAATGAAGATCGGTTGTTGAGAGTGGGCGTAGTTGATCTGCGGTGCCGTTGATGGATTTCATCCGAGCTTCCGCCATTGATTACGTAATGAAAACCTTAGTTCTGGGCTCGAAATTGGCGGTTGTCTGAGATGCAGGGATGAGGAAGTCGAAAATTTCGCCCCATCAGTTCAAGTTTGAAATAAAGGAGCTAAAGCTGTGGAGGAATTAATTGTTTGGAATAATAGAAGCGTGGTGGTAATATCAATAGTAGGTATGGCTTGATTGCGAATAGAGATGGACTAGATCAATTGTTTGGAATAATAGAAGTGTTAGACTCTTTGATGCTTCGGAGTAGCCCGGAGCACAGGGTCAGACTAATGGAAACTTTGGATGCTTTTATGGGCCAGAGAAGTAGTTCTTTGTCAGCTTCTCAAGAGAAAATGTCGGGTAGGATGTCTAAAAGTGGTGGGTTTGAGATGTTTTTGAATGGAAACCGTCCATGAACTCGTGGAAATAATGGGGATTTTTTTTTCTTAAGTTCTTTTTCTACTTTGCTATTGCAGTGGCCAGTGGATGTTAGGGAATTGCTTCCAGTCTGTTCTGACTGTATTGGTTTGCAAGGGTGTACTGTAATGGCACTGAACTAAAAAAGTCAAAACATCCTGCTTTTCTTGACCCTAGCATTTGTCTATACTATCGGCTACCAAAATTAGCTCGAGAAATGCACTTTGGGAATTGAATACTGCTGTTTTAAGTCAATGGGCAATGGCGATGACTGCTTCTGCCTTAAGAAAATGTGGCCTTCCTGTAAGTACTA
Encoded here:
- the LOC141601963 gene encoding peroxidase P7-like produces the protein MNECSAGIVPIQKGDKFSKIQCPRNELERKEMERIPYASVVGSLNYVQTCTRPDISFLCVGMLGRYQSNPGWTTGKSRRRKSTFGYLFLLAEGAISWKSGKQSVIATSTMEAEFVACFEATIHALWLRNFISGLGIVDSIAKPLRIYCDNSAAVFFSKNDKYSKGAKHMELKFLSVKEETALPNNNSVRGYEVIDVLKIAVELVCPGVVSCADILAIAARDSVVVLGGPTWSVLLGRRDSIAANVSAASTNLPGPALSLAELILSFSNQGLSVTDLVALSGAHTIGQAHCVTFRDRIYNDTDIDASFAQEAQESCPSSRGSGDSNLTPLDVQTPTLFDKDYFNNLINMKGLLHSDQQLYSGGSTDELVSTYNSNATQFRIDFATAMIRMGNIQPLTGSDGEIRTNCRTTN